CTCTGGTGCAATCTCAGGCTCTGGATCAGCCGGAGCAAGCTCATGATCAGCGGGTATATCAAGGTGCTGATCATCAGGAAAAACAGGTGCCTCGACATGCTGCTCCTCGGGGATAAACTCGACCTCATGGTCTGGATCATGGTCGTGCGGAAAATCAGGGTCGAACTCATCGTCGAACTCAAAATCATGCGGCGAATCAGGCGCTGCAGACATCGCAGTATCAGAATCAGTGTCTGAGGGATACCGCTGTAATCCTAGTGCATGAAGAGTAGAAGACGACACGGACTTAAACGAATTGTGACCAGACTGGCCAGATAAAACCTCCACAACAGGAACCTCGACAGGTAGAATGACATCGACAACAGGAATCTCATCAACAGGAATAGCAACATCATCATCAATTGGAGCCCCGCCATCCTGGTCGTCCTCAGGGGGACCCTCGATGAAGAGATCGACGTCATCGTCGGACATATCGTCAAGAGGAAAATCCTCCAAAGGAAATGCCGCCAGCGGAAAAGGAGCAGGGATCTGAATGAGAGGTAGATCCCCATCATGGAAACCATCAGCTAAAGGTAAATCATCTCTGAAATCCGGCAaggcgaagggctggaagtcatcgtcGTCACTGCTCGTAGTATCTGAAGTGTAAACCTCGCCCTCTGGAAGGATCCCGTCATTTGATACTATAGCTATCGGGTCTATGGTGTCTGACACTCCACTCTCGGAGGATGATGACATGGTGTCTGTGACAAAACAatcacacatatgcacatatatcgaCAATTAgcaaataagcatgtaagtaatgacaatgtaagcaagtagtcatcctagtcttccccagactatcccacccagtctcttagactgaactccctagtctctcagactaaatccctggtctctaagaccaaaccttccagtctctaagactaactccctggtctctaagaaaaaacctcccagtctctaagactaaatttccccagtctctaagactaaacctccccagtctttaagactaaacctccccagtctctaagactgaatcccccggtctctaagactcaatttccccagcctctaaggctgaacctccctcagtctctaaggcTGAACcatccccagcctctaagactgaattataaatatgAGTTTTGAAAATGTGTATTTGtaccttttgtttgtaaaaatgtttgttccctggatctggacgttttgtgtatgcaatgtaaaaatgttttcgtgagagccttgatgatcatagtctagactcgagaaagaatcctactTCGCTatgatcgaagctctgataccaagctgtcacaccctgacttttgcggaagcgtggttattttggtgtgacttcttaataccatagcaattaatcacaacaatgctatatgataaaaacacaagatgtttatccattaataaagtttagaaactACCACAATACCATTGTTTGAAAACATCAGTACTgaattaagttacaaaccatgacgTTTTTAAACGAGTTCACAAGTCTTAACAAAAGTACGTAAAGAAAACCTGAGTTTAGAATTATGTATCCCGTCTAGGAAAGGGATACACCCTTTAAACTCAACAAACTTGGACAACATCTTTTTATTTAAACGCAGCTTGACGACACATGCATACCCTTccagatccactagttccctgaaatacatgtagtttaaaaaatcaacaaaagttgagcgagttcatgtgtaaatgagtatgtataaacctttgtaaacaatgtatgtatgtcccggtatgattgcaaacaaggaaaagatcaccaatggtttgcaaggccactgatatgtgtgacggtataggaagactcaaacctagcaaagttgtaccgggcttccggctggaagacatagtcaccactatgggccaccCCGGCCTCAtaggtgtgggctcgctacacccaaatagatctatcactcatgcccctcggtcctgatacgagggttaatggtcccaagtatccgcctaccctatcacatgatctatggttctttcctaggctaatcataccaatagtattgtaaatatccctttgtaacatgtatttcacccccgaagtaagtaaaaaaatagtttaaggaaaagggggacatgaactcactgtagtgcgtctTCAGTATCGTCAACTCAACTCTGtcagctacacgacaacctacaacgtactaatgtctattagacgaacgggccgtgccttggcttagagtttaatgtTTTTGAGTTGCGTTTCTTGTGTCTccgaatattattccaagttataattatttgttaaaataattattttaattttaaattatattttgttCTGGAATAATTGATTAAACAATATTTCGCATTAATACTTCTCAtgtattttaacttcgtatttccttcccaaggatgggggtatttatacatgtatatttgtagttccaaaataatatatttttaagtcccacttagaaaatatataacttatttgccaaaaataatgtattccaaaatatatatattttcccaaaaataatatattttcacttctttagtttccaaaataatatttaccaaaaatatatgtgtaagagtattttccggaatatttcataagttacgcttttgcgttcggtttcacaatatccaatgtgtaacttaaatatttattccgtgagatttttggtattattttgggcttgtaatttcatggtatttgtaagttatattattttaccctaaaaaatataactattccacaaagtaaacaaatattcacacaagtgtcttagtataaaatatatattctaaatatatatttactcatcttatttacaaaaaccaacctccgatactttgtatttatgttacaaaaatctatggcaaagtaTATAGTTTAAAATACACtagtaaacacttgttagaaaatattttctaagtgttggaattttagaaaaatttcgccatagtttcctttgtaaatggaggtgtccatgctatttaacatatcattttcttatccaaaaatcattcaaacaatcaacaattattcactaaacaatattacacttaccaagtgcaaatACTATATATATTACAacacaacatgaacttgatctttcacaAAAATGCGTAGTATcttggtaaagtgtttagtgggtttagttaccttccaaagtgtGTCTACTTCatttaaaatctcattcttgaaaagatttggtgtttacaacttgtaaacataatttacaaaaatgtttatccATAGCATTTTCTTGTTTCTCGAGGGTTTATTTACTTGTCTTTCCActaaaatagtgtaggtttaacaAAAATCATGATCTTCCAAGAATCATCtttttaaacttggtttctttagaaAAATCACTCACAAGTCTTGGGTTACAAGATTACTAGTTCATTTGGTTTGTTACTTTATAAGAAAATCATTTTTATTAGCAAGTTCATGTTTAAataagaagatgattattttatgCCAACACATAATCACCTCTtaacttgttaaatcatgtttttaatcataagtTAACAAGTTTCATATAATGATTATCATCATATTACCAAGAATCAACAAGTAATCATCAACACATTTAAAACAACATCATCTTAACAGTATTTCTTCATGTATAATCTTATTTCATCTTATGATTCAAGATTCATGAtcaagtcttttagtgttctAGTGATAATCATTAAACaacatctattaaccactaaaatatgaagtaaacaagATTGTATAAGgatcttacaactagcttaaagctagggaagaacaatggagaaaatgtggtggataaaagcttgtgatggtggtccttcaagatccgtgaACATCGAGCCTCCTAATTCACCTTCTAGCACCTTGAGATAGTCTTGGATTGGATGGAATTGAAATGAAAATGGTGGTGTGTTTGAAGGGGGTTTCTGCCGTAGCTTTATGTGAGGGAGGGAAGAAGAAAAAATTGTGATGATGAGTGAAGATGAGGATGGACTAGTTACTTATAATATTCTAAAGCCTTATTATCCAAAGGTTATTGTGTCCAAAGTAGTACAAACACAATCTACATAATCCCAAGAAGAGATTATGAAGGGATTTTAGAAGATTTAGAAAAATCTTATGGTGGGGCCCCTAGTGAGCCATAAATCATCataggggggggggtaaattgtaaTTTGAATGGTAAATAGGT
This is a stretch of genomic DNA from Helianthus annuus cultivar XRQ/B chromosome 16, HanXRQr2.0-SUNRISE, whole genome shotgun sequence. It encodes these proteins:
- the LOC110888017 gene encoding uncharacterized protein LOC110888017, giving the protein MSSSSESGVSDTIDPIAIVSNDGILPEGEVYTSDTTSSDDDDFQPFALPDFRDDLPLADGFHDGDLPLIQIPAPFPLAAFPLEDFPLDDMSDDDVDLFIEGPPEDDQDGGAPIDDDVAIPVDEIPVVDVILPVEVPVVEVLSGQSGHNSFKSVSSSTLHALGLQRYPSDTDSDTAMSAAPDSPHDFEFDDEFDPDFPHDHDPDHEVEFIPEEQHVEAPVFPDDQHLDIPADHELAPADPEPEIAPEPILALDLLPVHDPIPVDVPVVAPPVVDVPAVAPLPDPITVFVDHAPFATHVDPRYAHTRNGWIEDDDDYPPFVRPVTPHFAPVQVPVDVPQFYPHVSDVHRMDLPVTFLQDIPLPRPGEGPSSQQHDHIPPVSSAFQFMPPFATHAASSSAPTGEPFMWSLPNVMPLSDPYHPFYVGYVGFICTGSISQRC